The following proteins are co-located in the Dromiciops gliroides isolate mDroGli1 chromosome 2, mDroGli1.pri, whole genome shotgun sequence genome:
- the LOC122743383 gene encoding interferon-induced protein with tetratricopeptide repeats 5-like, protein MSEMSKNALKSFLLKLDCHFTWNLQKEDIVLHHTEERIDEQLEYLTIKSKVTLYNLQAYVKHLRDQNEEALESLKTAEETIQDDYADEIEKRSLVTWGNYAWIYYHMGRFPDAQSYLDKVEASCKRMSSPFRYKVELPEIECEKGWSLLKFGGRYYDRAKACFEKALESDPEHPEFNTGFAIVMYRMDDFHRDGGHSKSLSLGPLRKALNLNPESTFVKVLLALKLQDIGEKFEGEKYIKEALEELTSEPYVLRYAAKFYRREDKPERALELLKKALTLAPTSAFLHHQMGLCYRAQMIQIKKATRNKPRGKDKQKIEKLIRFAIFHFETAIREKSLFVFAHLDLAGMYSEEGQLGKAEDIFQKGLEIEHVREEEKQQAHFKYGRFLEFHKRDGELAMHHYIEGIKANPKFCHVLVGALQNLALRRLNQNSLDAKSLGALGFIHQLNGEKKEAIGYYERALKQDPNNSEYISALLELGLSI, encoded by the coding sequence TGAAATGTCTAAAAATGCCTTAAAATCTTTCCTGCTGAAGTTGGATTGCCACTTTACTTGGAATCTGCAGAAGGAAGACATCGTGCTACATCACACAGAGGAGAGAATTGATGAACAGCTGGAATATCTGACCATTAAATCTAAAGTCACCCTTTATAACTTACAGGCCTATGTGAAACATCTACGAGATCAAAACGAAGAAGCTTTGGAAAGCTTAAAAACAGCTGAAGAAACGATTCAAGATGACTATGCTGATGAGATAGAAAAGAGAAGCCTTGTGACCTGGGGAAACTATGCCTGGATCTATTATCACATGGGCAGATTCCCTGATGCCCAGTCTTACCTGGACAAGGTGGAGGCAAGCTGTAAAAGGATGTCCAGTCCCTTTCGCTATAAGGTAGAGCTTCCTGAAATTGAGTGTGAGAAAGGGTGGTCACTTCTCAAGTTTGGGGGGAGGTATTATGACAGGGCCAAAGCCTGTTTTGaaaaggccctggagtcagaccCTGAACACCCCGAATTTAACACTGGATTTGCCATTGTCATGTACCGAATGGATGACTTTCATAGAGATGGTGGCCATAGTAAAAGCCTTTCTCTGGGCCCCCTGAGGAAGGCACTTAATCTGAATCCAGAAAGTACATTTGTTAAGGTTCTCCTGGCACTAAAGCTTCAGGACATAGGGGAGAAATTTGAAGGAGAAAAGTATATTAAAGAAGCCCTTGAAGAGTTAACATCCGAACCCTATGTCCTTCGCTACGCAGCAAAATTTTACCGGCGAGAAGACAAGCCAGAGAGGGCTCTTGAGCTCTTAAAAAAGGCGTTAACCCTGGCACCCACCTCTGCTTTCCTGCATCACCAAATGGGACTTTGTTACAGGGCACAAATGATCCAAATCAAGAAGGCCACACGGAACAAGCCTAGGGGAAAGGACAAGCAGAAAATAGAGAAACTAATCCGGTTTGCCATATTTCATTTTGAAACAGCCATCCGAGAGAAATCTCTGTTTGTGTTTGCTCACTTGGACCTGGCCGGCATGTACTCTGAAGAAGGTCAGCTTGGAAAGGCGGAGGACATTTTTCAAAAAGGGCTGGAGATCGAACAcgtcagagaagaggaaaagcaaCAAGCCCATTTCAAATATGGCCGCTTCCTGGAATTTCACAAGAGAGATGGAGAGCTTGCCATGCACCATTATATAGAAGGGATAAAGGCCAATCCCAAGTTTTGCCATGTGCTTGTAGGGGCTTTGCAGAATTTAGCTCTCAGGCGACTGAATCAGAATTCTTTAGATGCAAAGAGTTTGGGGGCCCTTGGCTTCATTCACCAACTAAAcggggagaagaaagaagcaatAGGGTATTATGAAAGAGCTTTAAAACAGGATCCTAATAATAGTGAATATATCAGTGCTCTGTTAGAGCTGGGCCTTTCCATTTAA